The Gemmatimonadaceae bacterium genomic sequence AGTTTTGCGCCGTTGGTGGCCCACCAGGTCTCGAATTGTGACGGAATGAGCCCGTCCGATGAGTCCTGGGCGGCGGCCGCCCGCGTGGCCAGATGATTGGCGTATTCGTTCTGCGGGTGCCCGGCGTGCCCCTTCACCCAGTTCCACTGGGTCTCGTGCATCGCGATGGCGTCCACGGCGGCCTGCCAGAGCTCCACGTTCTCCACCGGCCCTTCCTTGCGCCGCCACCCGCGCGCCATCCAGCCGCGCACCCAGCTGGTCATCCCGTCCACGATGTACCGCGAGTCGGTCGTGAACTGCACCGACAGGGCGTTCCCCTTCCGGCTCATCGCGCGATAGGTGTCGATCACCGACCGGAGCGCCATGCGGTTGTTCGTGGTATCCGGCTCGGCGGCCCACAGATCGAAGCGGGCCACGCTCCCATCGGCTTTGCGGAACTCGACCAGCGCGCCCAGGCCACCCGGCGTATCGCCCGACTTGCCGTTGCCCAGGCACGATTCGTCGGCGTACACCGCGACCAGCGGATACCGCGCACTCACCGCACGGCCTCGATCGAATCGATCTCGCCGATCACGAGCTCGAGCCGGTGCCCGGTACTCGGGTGCCGCGCGATGATCACCTCACGCCCGCTCTCGACGCGCAGCCGTTCGGGAATCACGGTGTACTCCGTGCCCCGACGCATGATCGTGAGGCGCGCGCCGTCCACAATGGCGCGCTCGAGCAGGTCATACTGGGCGGTGGTGGGATGCATGCCGAACTATAGTGGCCGAGATCCGAGTTCCGACATCGGTCTACGGACCACTATGGAAGTGGGAGTCGGGATTTTTCTCGGAGGTGCGGGTCGGAGTGCCGGGGGCCGTCCACGCGCCGGTCACGACCGTTCGAAACCGCGGAGCGAAGCAGGTCCTCTCAGGCGGCACTCCGACCCGCACCTCCGA encodes the following:
- a CDS encoding ribonuclease HI, with amino-acid sequence MSARYPLVAVYADESCLGNGKSGDTPGGLGALVEFRKADGSVARFDLWAAEPDTTNNRMALRSVIDTYRAMSRKGNALSVQFTTDSRYIVDGMTSWVRGWMARGWRRKEGPVENVELWQAAVDAIAMHETQWNWVKGHAGHPQNEYANHLATRAAAAQDSSDGLIPSQFETWWATNGAKLRGGTQALSPFPVAERFVPAPALRAPATARRET